The following are from one region of the Merismopedia glauca CCAP 1448/3 genome:
- a CDS encoding AI-2E family transporter, translating to MAIGDKVNLGQWIGLIVIAISAYILWQIRDVLILVFAAIVLATVLNHLANFLQRWVKVRAIAVLLSLVGLIGSFTLLFWLIVPGFVREFQQLGDVLPKALNELQSRIEDLRHDPQLSTYIPDIESINQQLRNLLQRLPSQVLGFFSTSLGALLNVLLVIVLTLMLFFNPQPYRRAFLRLFPSFYRRRADAILAICEESLGKWIVGALIGMSVIAVLSWLGLGILGVKLALANGILAGLLNFIPNVGPTLSVVLPMTVAVLDAPWKALAVLILYIGIQQFESNLLTPTIMAQQVSLLPAVTLSAQILFTTAFGPLGLVLSIPLTVIAQIWFKEVLIKDVLDRWHLEPKTERELVIVKDRYSSPEFSETEEIESYPEPEEN from the coding sequence GTGGCGATCGGAGATAAAGTGAATTTAGGTCAGTGGATCGGTTTAATTGTAATTGCGATCTCTGCATACATCTTGTGGCAGATTCGCGATGTCTTGATTTTGGTGTTTGCGGCGATTGTCTTAGCCACAGTGTTGAACCATCTGGCTAACTTTCTGCAAAGATGGGTTAAGGTGCGAGCGATCGCAGTTTTACTATCTTTAGTTGGATTGATTGGCAGTTTTACTCTACTATTTTGGCTAATTGTTCCTGGTTTCGTCCGTGAGTTTCAACAGCTAGGTGATGTCCTCCCCAAAGCTCTTAACGAATTACAGTCAAGGATAGAAGACCTAAGACACGATCCTCAACTTAGCACCTATATTCCTGATATTGAAAGTATCAATCAACAGTTACGCAATCTCCTGCAAAGATTACCCAGCCAAGTTCTTGGTTTCTTTTCTACTTCTCTAGGAGCATTATTGAATGTTTTGTTAGTCATCGTACTAACTCTAATGCTCTTCTTTAATCCGCAACCCTACCGCAGAGCCTTTCTCAGGCTATTCCCTTCCTTTTATCGACGACGGGCTGATGCTATTTTAGCTATCTGTGAAGAATCTTTGGGTAAATGGATCGTTGGCGCGCTGATTGGGATGAGTGTGATCGCAGTTTTAAGCTGGTTGGGATTAGGCATATTAGGTGTTAAACTTGCCCTAGCCAATGGGATTTTAGCTGGATTACTCAACTTTATTCCTAATGTAGGACCTACTTTGAGTGTAGTCCTCCCGATGACTGTCGCTGTATTAGATGCTCCTTGGAAGGCATTGGCGGTACTAATTCTTTACATTGGGATTCAGCAATTTGAAAGTAACTTGCTCACCCCTACAATCATGGCGCAGCAGGTTTCTTTGCTACCAGCCGTTACCTTGTCAGCGCAAATCTTGTTTACCACTGCTTTTGGTCCTTTAGGGCTGGTTTTGTCGATTCCCCTGACTGTGATAGCACAAATATGGTTTAAAGAAGTCTTGATTAAGGACGTGCTAGATAGGTGGCATTTGGAACCCAAAACAGAAAGAGAGTTAGTCATTGTCAAAGACAGATATAGCTCACCTGAATTCTCAGAAACCGAGGAAATTGAGTCATATCCCGAACCAGAAGAAAACTGA